A portion of the Pomacea canaliculata isolate SZHN2017 linkage group LG13, ASM307304v1, whole genome shotgun sequence genome contains these proteins:
- the LOC112554411 gene encoding bromodomain-containing protein DDB_G0280777-like isoform X3 has translation MGLFISKLGFFLSKLIVWKKDGDASAQNHGNQRNDREQISDNSDLMTDEETDHSSVRRRWNPRSELDDDNDDYRETAIATLTVTSHPGTDTSPSSYISGPGAAVENSGQTADQTAQQLEQLDNRNRDLQEIVQVLQYQFDEDRRQKQRMMQKLASLAATCTENQHKLQNLEEEGNKWKKEKKEFEVEQHRRHVKQLEDKDKAIKQLQKEFQKMQEKQGKLLQKLEETNNKVMKLESDCHETQGHQSEQNRMLCHQLEEMKNAMYLFELSCPDAQGQLAAQLQEKLDTHTLVLQDVQGHMEATEQQFVALQMWTQQTDSALEELRREAEVRDHQLREYHGRMEAAEQQFVAMQMRMEQSDLALVELRREADLRDHQLREYHGHMVEAEQQIVAMQMRIEQSDLALVELRSEAEVRDHQLREYHEMQNDNVQKLMEKVSQKEEEARRYKLRFNRQTRKLRAVLLKKLRADRGNPKNLNIYIKNTIIQILNVRAQRASNSYSASSRRYPRSQEDHMLLGEMPLSIQNFD, from the exons ATGGGTTTGTTTATTTCCAAacttggtttctttctttcaaaactcATTGTGTGGAAAAAGGACGGTGACGCATCTGCACAAAATCATGGAAATCAAAGAAATGATAGAGAACAAATATCAGATAACTCTGACTTGATGACAGATGAGGAAACAGATCACAGTAGTGTACGTAGGCGTTGGAATCCACGGTCAGAACTtgacgatgacaacgacgactacAGGGAAACCGCAATAGCAACACTGACGGTGACATCACATCCAGGGACAGATACGTCACCATCATCATACATCTCAGGACCAGGTGCAGCTGTGGAAAACtcag GTCAAACAGCGGACCAGACGGCACAGCAGTTGGAACAACTCGATAACAGGAATCGTGACCTGCAAG AGATCGTCCAAGTGCTTCAATATCAGTTTGACGAGGATAGGAGACAAAAACAGAGAATGATGCAGAAACTTGCAAGTCTGGCAGCGACTTGTACTGAGAACCAAC atAAACTACAGAACCTTGAAGAAGAAGGgaacaaatggaaaaaagagaaaaaagaatttgaag TAGAACAACATAGACGGCATGTGAAACAACTTGAGGACAAGGACAAGGCAATAAAGCAGCTCCAAAAGGAATTTCAGAAAATGCAAG AGAAGCAAGGAAAACTGCTGCAAAAACTAGAGGAGACGAATAACAAGGTGATGAAACTTGAATCAGACTGTCACGAGACACAAG GGCATCAATCAGAACAAAACAGGATGCTTTGTCACCAACtcgaagaaatgaaaaatgccATGTATCTATTTGAACTCAGCTGCCCTGATGCACAAG GGCAACTAGCGGCGCAGCTGCAGGAAAAACTcgatacacacacacttgtccTGCAGGACGTACAAG GTCACATGGAGGCAACGGAACAGCAGTTTGTTGCCTTGCAGATGTGGACGCAACAGACGGATTCGGCTTTAGAGGAGCTGAGAAGAGAGGCAGAGGTCAGAGACCATCAACTTCGGGAGTATCACG GTCGCATGGAGGCAGCGGAACAGCAGTTTGTTGCCATGCAGATGAGGATGGAACAGTCGGATTTGGCTTTGGTGGAGCTGAGAAGAGAGGCAGACCTCAGAGACCATCAACTTCGGGAGTATCACG GTCACATGGTGGAAGCGGAACAGCAGATTGTTGCCATGCAGATGAGGATCGAACAGTCGGATTTGGCTTTGGTGGAGCTGAGAAGCGAGGCAGAGGTCAGAGACCATCAACTTCGGGAGTATCACG AGATGCAGAATGACAACGTGCAGAAGCTGATGGAAAAAGTTTCTCAAAAGGAAGAGGAGGCTCGGAGATACAAGCTGAGATTCAACAGACAAACAC gaaaattgCGTGCAGTCTTGCTGAAGAAGCTGAGAGCTGACCGTGG aaatCCGAAAAACCTAAATATTTACATCAAAAATACCATAATTCAAATATTGAATGTCAGAGCACAAAGGGCATCAAACAGTTATTCTGCATCATCAAGAAGATACCCACGATCTCAAGAAGATCATATGTTGCTCGGAGAGATGCCATTGTCCATTCAAAACTTCGACTGA